The Mesobacillus jeotgali genome window below encodes:
- the fhuF gene encoding siderophore-iron reductase FhuF codes for MKRELTATEMAILANYRFVVSEPDKEVQIDFRPFTDAAAMGEYLEKFNEGLKAPDAKTAASVFMKRHAFLAVLYLYSMTAFNKRLDVSPENIILADAIKDGLWLPGFYLKHKSTELCPSGQREEWRREAIRHLFLDNLSPVMDAISKSAKISKMILWENVAVYIFWLYEKILSQAEDHEVKERAQEDFSFLIETATGKLFGRYHSNPIAGFHTEPVYQEESDTYIRIRKTCCFSYLLKDKGSYCKTCPRICGA; via the coding sequence ATGAAAAGAGAACTGACAGCAACTGAAATGGCGATACTCGCCAACTACCGTTTTGTCGTTTCCGAGCCTGATAAGGAAGTCCAAATCGATTTCAGGCCTTTTACGGATGCAGCGGCAATGGGCGAATATCTGGAAAAGTTCAATGAAGGATTGAAGGCTCCGGATGCGAAAACAGCAGCATCCGTTTTCATGAAACGGCATGCCTTTCTTGCCGTTCTCTATCTATATTCCATGACCGCTTTTAACAAAAGGCTGGATGTTTCACCTGAGAATATTATTCTGGCAGATGCCATTAAAGATGGACTTTGGCTGCCGGGGTTTTATTTGAAACACAAAAGCACCGAACTCTGTCCTTCTGGCCAGCGTGAAGAGTGGAGGAGGGAGGCAATCAGGCATTTGTTTTTGGATAATCTTTCTCCGGTTATGGATGCCATCTCAAAATCTGCGAAAATCTCGAAAATGATTTTATGGGAGAATGTCGCAGTCTATATTTTCTGGCTCTATGAAAAAATCTTAAGCCAAGCCGAGGATCATGAAGTGAAGGAGAGGGCGCAAGAGGACTTCTCCTTTCTGATTGAGACGGCCACAGGAAAGCTGTTTGGACGCTATCACAGCAACCCGATTGCGGGATTTCACACTGAACCAGTCTATCAGGAAGAGTCAGATACATATATAAGGATCCGCAAAACCTGCTGTTTCAGCTATTTGCTTAAGGATAAAGGAAGCTATTGTAAAACCTGCCCCCGGATATGCGGAGCTTAA
- a CDS encoding YusU family protein, whose product MDKTLTEQVDGLLEKYTELLVGEGSVENIEKVKTWILYTHIAKSMPPLAKHWNAEYPDAREQIKNVITQVKEMNEQQRKK is encoded by the coding sequence ATGGATAAAACTCTTACAGAACAAGTGGATGGATTGCTGGAAAAATACACAGAGCTTTTGGTCGGTGAAGGTTCAGTTGAAAATATCGAAAAGGTAAAAACATGGATACTATACACCCATATCGCCAAGTCGATGCCTCCGCTCGCAAAGCACTGGAATGCGGAATATCCGGATGCCAGAGAGCAAATCAAGAATGTGATCACCCAAGTCAAAGAAATGAATGAGCAGCAACGCAAGAAATAA